A stretch of DNA from Telopea speciosissima isolate NSW1024214 ecotype Mountain lineage chromosome 5, Tspe_v1, whole genome shotgun sequence:
AAACACATGCAATTATGGTACCGGTACAGGAGATAGAAGGCGATTCCGATGGGGAAATTCCGACATCGGAACCAGTGGAGGCAGAGAACGAGCAAGTTTACATTAATGTATTAAGCGAAGAACCACaggtggtggcagtggcagtggcagAAGAGGTAATTAATGAGACGCCAATGCAGAACCGGCCAGCGAGATTGACGAAGCCGAGATACGTGTGGAGATTTTCACGGTCGAATTCGACGGGGCATTCGCTGGTTCAACCGGGAGAAGATGTCGAGCGGTTCACCCTCCGGCTTCCGGATGATATGAGGAAGCAAATCATGACCATGAGGCAAGTGAACCGCACTAGGAGTATGGTAGCGTTCGCAGGGCTAGTGAGTCCTAAGAACGGTTACCGGTCGACCGATGAAGGCAGTAGCAGAGGAAGGAAATCGATGGGAGAGAAACCGGAAGGTTGGGTCTTCTCGATGACAGCGCCTTTTTTCATGAGATCCACTTCTCCTCGGTCACCGAAGATGTTAGCAGAAAGGGATGCTCCGGTGGCTTCTCCTCGTCCTAAACCCCTTAGATCGCCATTGCGAGTATGCACAAAAGTTGACGAAACTGAAACTGTAGCGTTGTTGACTCGCTCTCCGGTTTGATCATGTAtcattgaattttcttttttttttttaattttattttataccaTTGCAAAAATGTTCGATAGTGTAAGCATATGTGatgaaattaataaatttaataaCATAACTTGCGTTGTGTAAAAAAGCTTAGCAATGTCATATTAATACTTATTCAAACAAGTTTATCATTCATATACAAAATTGCTTGCCCTTTGTAAGCTATAAGTTTGGGATAATGTTCCGTGTCTGATTGCATAGTGTATGCTGTAACATCTTCTTGTGTCTATTTTCTCTCCACTATATCCTATAAAATAATATATCTAACTGTGAGGGGCAATTTCATgtggtctttattttttttaatcataaaaaaaaacatggatagagttgttttgtgttttttttttttttttttttttaatgtatgaAATTGTCATAGTTGCGCATTAATTAAGAACAAAACGTGTAACCTTCTTTTTATCTGCCTTTGTCTAACTCCCAAAAGCTTTTTAGGCCGAAAGGTCAAAAGGGAATTTTAAAATAGAgtgaatgttctctgtgtcatagcacagcctgcgcccaagcacatgggcagTCTGTgcaagggggtagggtggtcattgcacccacccccatgtgcctgggcgcaggctacACTGCggagagaacagcgcccctttaaaataatttaaaagataGTTAACATAATGTTATTGTTAAAAgggaattttaaaataatttaaaagacAGTTAACACAATGTTATTGT
This window harbors:
- the LOC122663201 gene encoding RING-H2 finger protein ATL38-like, with protein sequence MFRSLPYAVAQSSSQPPAVVPNGISDTFSSTLIILFVLIFISLLFIFFIAICIHHSPQTDNDVEDRISRKENRGLDPAVIETFPIFAYSHVKDHKLGNGALECVVCLNEFVDEDTIRLLPKCDHVFHPDCIDAWLSKHTTCPVCRANLVPVPGETHAIMVPVQEIEGDSDGEIPTSEPVEAENEQVYINVLSEEPQVVAVAVAEEVINETPMQNRPARLTKPRYVWRFSRSNSTGHSLVQPGEDVERFTLRLPDDMRKQIMTMRQVNRTRSMVAFAGLVSPKNGYRSTDEGSSRGRKSMGEKPEGWVFSMTAPFFMRSTSPRSPKMLAERDAPVASPRPKPLRSPLRVCTKVDETETVALLTRSPV